One segment of Streptomyces sp. XD-27 DNA contains the following:
- the trpS gene encoding tryptophan--tRNA ligase, which produces MALDRPRALSGIQPTAGSFHLGNYLGAIRQYVALQETHDAFYMVVDLHAITVPQDPKDLRANTRVAAAQLLAAGLDPDRCTLFVQSHVPEHAQLGWLMNCLTGFGEASRMTQFKDKSARQGADRTTVGLFTYPILQVADILLYQADHVPVGEDQRQHIELTRDLAERFNGRFGETFAIPNPYIVKETGKIYDLQDPAIKMSKSASTPKGIINLLDEPKVSAKKIKSAVTDTGTEIRFDEENKPGISNLLTIYATLTGSSIAELEAKYEGKGYGALKTDLAEVMVEWVTPFRSRTQEYLDDPETLDKILAKGAEKARAVAGGTLALAYDRMGFLPPAH; this is translated from the coding sequence ATGGCCCTCGACCGTCCCCGTGCGCTCTCCGGTATCCAGCCCACCGCAGGCTCTTTCCACCTCGGGAATTACCTCGGTGCCATCCGGCAGTACGTCGCGCTCCAGGAGACCCACGACGCGTTCTACATGGTCGTGGACCTGCACGCGATCACCGTGCCGCAGGACCCCAAGGACCTGCGCGCCAACACCAGGGTCGCGGCGGCCCAGCTGCTGGCCGCCGGCCTGGACCCGGACCGCTGCACGCTGTTCGTCCAGAGCCACGTCCCCGAGCACGCCCAGCTCGGCTGGCTGATGAACTGCCTCACCGGCTTCGGCGAGGCATCCCGGATGACGCAGTTCAAGGACAAGTCGGCCCGGCAGGGCGCCGACCGCACCACCGTCGGCCTGTTCACCTACCCGATCCTCCAGGTCGCGGACATCCTGCTGTACCAGGCCGACCACGTGCCCGTCGGCGAGGACCAGCGCCAGCACATCGAGCTGACCCGCGACCTGGCCGAGCGGTTCAACGGCCGCTTCGGCGAGACGTTCGCCATCCCGAACCCGTACATCGTCAAGGAGACCGGGAAGATCTACGACCTCCAGGACCCGGCGATCAAGATGAGCAAGTCGGCCTCCACGCCGAAGGGCATCATCAATCTCCTGGACGAGCCCAAGGTCTCCGCGAAGAAGATCAAGAGCGCGGTCACGGACACCGGGACCGAGATCCGGTTCGACGAGGAGAACAAGCCCGGCATCAGCAACCTGCTGACCATCTACGCCACCCTCACCGGCAGCTCCATCGCCGAGCTGGAGGCGAAGTACGAGGGCAAGGGGTACGGTGCGCTCAAGACCGACCTCGCCGAGGTCATGGTCGAGTGGGTAACGCCCTTCCGGTCGCGCACGCAGGAATACCTGGACGACCCGGAGACGCTGGACAAGATCCTGGCCAAGGGCGCCGAGAAGGCCCGTGCCGTCGCCGGCGGGACACTGGCCCTGGCCTACGACAGGATGGGATTCCTGCCCCCCGCGCACTGA
- a CDS encoding glutathionylspermidine synthase family protein yields MDRHTIEPRPGWQATVEAQGLIYPLTRYPDDSLRPYWDESAYYAFSLPEVEALEEVVEELHRMCLAAAAHIVEHERFGDLGITDPRVADRVAESWRRRDELPSLYGRFDLRYDGTGPAKLLEYNADTPTSLVEAASPQWFWMEERFPGADQWNSLHERLVDAWKRQAALLPPGAPVHFAHSAGDELGEDLMTVAYLRETAEQAGLDARAISVENIGWDRISGRFVDEGYGFIRACFKLYPWEWLVTDAFGPHVLDTLDNGGGTGSTLWIEPAWKMLLSNKALLAVLWELFPGHPNLLPAYLDGPRELARTTGYVAKPLLGREGAGVTVHPAGAPEEPRDEPCCYQALDPLPVFDSNHVVLGAWVVEGEAAGLGIRESAGLVTDGYARFLPHVIL; encoded by the coding sequence ATGGACCGGCACACCATCGAGCCCCGGCCCGGCTGGCAGGCCACCGTCGAGGCGCAGGGGCTCATCTACCCCCTCACCCGCTACCCCGACGACTCCCTGCGGCCCTACTGGGACGAGAGCGCCTACTACGCGTTCTCGCTGCCGGAGGTCGAGGCGCTGGAGGAGGTCGTGGAGGAGCTGCACCGCATGTGCCTGGCCGCCGCCGCGCACATCGTGGAGCACGAGCGGTTCGGCGATCTCGGCATCACCGATCCGCGGGTCGCCGACCGCGTCGCCGAGTCCTGGCGGCGGCGGGACGAACTCCCCTCCCTCTACGGCAGGTTCGACCTGCGGTACGACGGCACGGGGCCCGCGAAGCTGCTGGAGTACAACGCCGACACCCCCACCTCGCTGGTGGAGGCCGCCAGTCCCCAGTGGTTCTGGATGGAGGAGCGGTTCCCCGGCGCCGACCAGTGGAACTCGCTCCACGAACGGCTCGTGGACGCCTGGAAGCGGCAGGCCGCGCTGCTGCCGCCCGGCGCGCCGGTGCACTTCGCGCACTCCGCCGGTGACGAGCTCGGCGAGGACCTGATGACGGTGGCGTACCTGCGGGAGACCGCCGAGCAGGCCGGACTCGACGCCCGCGCCATCTCGGTGGAGAACATCGGCTGGGACCGGATATCGGGCCGCTTCGTGGACGAGGGCTACGGGTTCATCCGGGCCTGCTTCAAGCTCTACCCGTGGGAGTGGCTGGTCACCGACGCGTTCGGGCCGCACGTCCTGGACACCCTCGACAACGGCGGCGGCACCGGCTCCACCCTGTGGATCGAGCCCGCCTGGAAGATGCTGCTGTCCAACAAGGCGCTGCTGGCCGTCCTGTGGGAGCTGTTCCCCGGCCACCCCAACCTGCTGCCCGCCTACCTCGACGGGCCCCGCGAGCTGGCCCGTACGACGGGATACGTCGCCAAGCCGCTCCTCGGACGGGAGGGGGCCGGGGTGACCGTGCACCCGGCCGGGGCGCCCGAGGAGCCGCGCGACGAGCCCTGCTGCTACCAGGCGCTCGATCCGCTCCCTGTCTTCGACAGCAACCACGTCGTGCTGGGCGCGTGGGTCGTCGAGGGCGAGGCGGCCGGGCTCGGCATCCGGGAGTCCGCCGGGCTCGTGACCGACGGGTACGCCCGCTTCCTGCCGCACGTGATCCTTTGA
- the rocD gene encoding ornithine--oxo-acid transaminase: MTSTERAIAAAEAHSAHNYHPLPVVVASAEGAWVTDVEGRRYLDMLAGYSALNFGHRNRRLLDAAKAQLERVTLTSRAFHHDRFADFCAELAELCGMEMVLPMNTGAEAVETAVKTARKWGYRVKGVPDGRAKIVVAENNFHGRTTTIISFSTDPEARADYGPYTPGFEIVPYGDLAAMEAAVDEHTVAVLLEPIQGEAGVLVPPPGYLAGVRALTRERNVLFIADEIQSGLGRTGATFACEHEGVVPDVYVLGKALGGGVVPVSAVVSSHEVLGVFRPGEHGSTFGGNPLACAVALEVVAMLRTGEYQQRAAELGEHLHRELGVLVGTGAVDAVRGRGLWAGVDINPAHGTGRAISEKLMERGVLVKDTHGSTIRIAPPLVISKEDLDWGLDQLRSVLGAG; the protein is encoded by the coding sequence TTGACGTCTACGGAACGCGCCATCGCCGCCGCCGAGGCCCACAGCGCGCACAACTACCATCCGCTGCCGGTCGTCGTCGCGTCCGCCGAGGGTGCCTGGGTGACCGACGTCGAAGGCCGCCGCTATCTGGACATGCTCGCCGGGTACTCCGCGCTCAACTTCGGGCACCGCAACCGCCGGCTGCTGGATGCCGCGAAGGCCCAGCTGGAGCGGGTCACCCTCACCTCCCGCGCGTTCCACCACGACCGGTTCGCCGACTTCTGCGCCGAGCTGGCGGAGCTGTGCGGCATGGAGATGGTGCTGCCGATGAACACCGGCGCGGAGGCCGTCGAGACGGCGGTGAAAACGGCCCGGAAGTGGGGCTACCGCGTCAAGGGGGTGCCGGACGGCCGCGCCAAGATCGTCGTGGCGGAGAACAACTTCCACGGCCGTACGACGACGATCATCAGTTTCTCCACCGACCCGGAGGCCCGCGCGGACTACGGCCCGTACACCCCGGGCTTCGAGATCGTGCCGTACGGGGACCTGGCGGCGATGGAGGCCGCCGTCGACGAGCACACGGTGGCGGTGCTGCTGGAGCCGATCCAGGGCGAGGCGGGCGTGCTGGTGCCGCCGCCCGGCTATCTGGCGGGCGTGCGCGCGCTGACCCGCGAGCGGAACGTGCTGTTCATCGCGGACGAGATCCAGTCGGGGTTGGGCCGCACCGGCGCCACGTTCGCCTGCGAGCACGAGGGCGTCGTCCCCGACGTGTACGTCCTGGGCAAGGCGCTCGGCGGCGGCGTGGTGCCGGTCTCCGCGGTGGTGTCGTCGCACGAGGTGCTGGGCGTGTTCCGGCCGGGCGAGCACGGTTCGACCTTCGGCGGCAATCCGCTGGCCTGCGCCGTCGCCCTGGAGGTGGTCGCGATGCTGCGGACCGGGGAGTACCAGCAGCGGGCGGCGGAACTGGGCGAGCACCTCCACCGCGAGCTGGGCGTCCTGGTGGGCACCGGAGCGGTCGACGCGGTGCGCGGGCGGGGCCTGTGGGCGGGCGTCGACATCAACCCGGCGCACGGCACGGGCCGCGCGATCTCCGAGAAGCTGATGGAGCGCGGCGTGCTGGTGAAGGACACGCACGGCAGCACGATCCGGATCGCTCCCCCGCTGGTGATCAGCAAGGAGGACCTGGACTGGGGTCTGGACCAGCTGCGGTCGGTGCTGGGCGCGGGCTGA
- a CDS encoding decaprenylphospho-beta-D-erythro-pentofuranosid-2-ulose 2-reductase — MKDAFGAPQSLLVLGGTSEIALATAARLITRRTRTVWLAGRPSPALDAAAARLRTRPGTDIRTVPFDALDPEAHEPTLGKVFAEGDIDMVLLAFGVLGDQERDEDEPLAAVRVAQTNYTGAVSAALVCAQAMRRQGHGSLVVLSSVAAERARRSNFIYGSSKAGLDAFAHGLGDALRGSGVHVMVVRPGFVRTKMTAGLAEAPLATTPEAVAGAIETGLRRRSETVWVPGPLRLVMSALRHIPRPVFRRLPL; from the coding sequence ATGAAAGACGCCTTCGGCGCCCCGCAGTCCCTGCTCGTTCTCGGCGGCACCTCCGAGATCGCCCTGGCCACCGCCGCCCGCCTGATCACGCGGCGCACCCGCACCGTCTGGCTGGCCGGCCGCCCCTCCCCCGCGCTGGACGCCGCCGCGGCGCGGCTGCGCACCCGGCCCGGCACCGACATCCGGACCGTCCCCTTCGACGCCCTCGATCCCGAGGCGCACGAGCCGACCCTCGGCAAGGTCTTCGCCGAGGGCGACATCGACATGGTGCTGCTGGCCTTCGGAGTGCTGGGCGACCAGGAGCGGGACGAGGACGAGCCGCTCGCCGCCGTCCGGGTCGCCCAGACCAACTACACCGGCGCCGTGTCCGCCGCCCTGGTCTGCGCCCAGGCGATGCGCCGCCAGGGCCACGGCTCGCTGGTGGTGCTGTCCTCCGTGGCCGCCGAACGCGCCCGCCGCTCGAACTTCATCTACGGCTCCAGCAAGGCGGGGCTGGACGCCTTCGCGCACGGCCTGGGCGACGCGCTGCGCGGCAGCGGGGTGCACGTGATGGTGGTACGCCCCGGTTTCGTACGGACGAAGATGACCGCCGGGCTGGCGGAGGCGCCGCTGGCGACCACCCCCGAGGCCGTCGCCGGTGCGATCGAGACGGGCTTGCGGCGGCGCAGCGAGACGGTGTGGGTGCCGGGTCCGCTGCGGCTGGTGATGTCGGCACTGCGGCACATCCCGCGCCCGGTCTTCCGCCGCCTGCCGCTGTGA
- a CDS encoding TetR/AcrR family transcriptional regulator, with protein MPKIVDPEARRRAVAEAVFRVSARDGLEHASLRNVADEAGLAIGSVRHYFRDHAELMLFAMDELARRVGTRIHAHAERLLSPDSGIDRRAATEELLGEFLPLDAARHEEAVLLLAFTTAARTRPELRPRAHELDENARAVITRVLQEARRLGSLPEGTDIPLESLRLTALLDGLTLQAVLRPDHMTPAVVRRVLRGHLDALATATGGP; from the coding sequence GTGCCGAAGATCGTCGACCCCGAGGCCCGCCGCCGGGCCGTGGCCGAGGCCGTCTTCCGGGTCAGCGCCCGGGACGGCCTGGAGCACGCGTCCCTGCGCAACGTCGCCGACGAGGCGGGGCTGGCCATCGGGTCGGTCCGCCACTACTTCCGCGACCACGCCGAGCTGATGCTCTTCGCGATGGACGAGCTGGCCCGCCGCGTCGGGACACGCATCCATGCCCACGCCGAGCGCCTGCTGTCCCCCGACTCCGGCATCGACCGCCGCGCCGCCACGGAGGAACTCCTCGGGGAGTTCCTCCCCTTGGACGCGGCACGCCACGAAGAGGCCGTCCTGCTCCTGGCCTTCACGACCGCGGCCCGCACCCGCCCCGAACTGCGCCCCCGCGCACACGAACTGGACGAGAACGCGCGCGCGGTGATCACCCGCGTCCTCCAGGAAGCGCGACGCCTGGGCAGCCTCCCGGAGGGCACCGACATCCCGCTGGAGAGCCTGCGCCTGACGGCCCTCCTCGACGGCCTCACCCTCCAGGCGGTGCTGCGGCCGGACCACATGACCCCGGCTGTGGTGCGGCGGGTGCTGCGCGGCCACCTGGACGCGCTCGCGACGGCTACCGGAGGGCCCTAG
- a CDS encoding DUF1453 domain-containing protein, with the protein MHTWLVVAVIAVVVVVVVVRRLGGEPLNARDLFAPPVVLTGLGAWSLWETGGLTGADIAWVVAGAALGLGLGAVRGATIQVFDKGGVLWHRYTGRTFLVMVVSLAASAGFGLLATSLGMHEEARSTQLSIGVGFLGEALVVGRRALVTGLPFAPETGLRR; encoded by the coding sequence ATGCACACATGGCTGGTCGTGGCGGTCATCGCCGTCGTGGTGGTCGTCGTGGTGGTCAGACGGCTGGGGGGCGAACCGCTCAACGCCCGCGATCTGTTCGCGCCGCCGGTCGTGCTGACCGGCCTCGGGGCCTGGTCGCTGTGGGAGACCGGGGGGCTGACCGGCGCCGACATCGCGTGGGTGGTCGCCGGTGCCGCCCTGGGGCTCGGGTTGGGCGCGGTGCGCGGCGCGACCATCCAGGTCTTCGACAAGGGAGGAGTGCTGTGGCACCGCTACACCGGCCGGACCTTCCTCGTCATGGTCGTCTCCCTGGCGGCCTCGGCCGGGTTCGGGCTGCTGGCCACCTCCCTGGGCATGCATGAGGAGGCCCGGTCCACGCAGTTGTCCATCGGCGTCGGATTCCTCGGCGAGGCACTCGTCGTCGGCCGCCGCGCGCTGGTGACCGGGCTGCCCTTCGCCCCGGAGACCGGCCTCCGTCGGTGA
- the glyA gene encoding serine hydroxymethyltransferase translates to MSLPLSHPALSAADPELAALVGAEEQLQAATLRLIASENYVSSAVLEAGGTVLQNKYSEGYPGRRYYEGQQVIDQVENLARERAKALFGTGHANVQPYSGSPANLACYLAFAQPGDTVMGMSLPMGGHLTHGWGVSATGKWFRGVQYGVRQDTGVVDFDEVRDLARKERPKLIFCGGTAVPRTIDFAAFGEIAREVGAVLVADIAHIAGLVAGGAHPSPVPHADVISTTTHKTLRGPRGAMLLAREPENLGKAVDKAVFPGLQGGPHNQTTAAIAVALHEAAQPAFRTYAHAVVANARALAAELLARGFDLVTGGTDNHLILMDLTPKNVPGKVAAKALDRAGIVVNYNTVPFDPRKPFDPSGVRIGTPSLTSRGLGTEHMATVAEWIDRGVNAARTGDEETLGKIRAEVAELMAAFPAPGLPTD, encoded by the coding sequence ATGAGCCTGCCCCTCTCCCACCCCGCCCTGTCCGCCGCGGACCCCGAGCTCGCCGCCCTCGTCGGCGCTGAGGAACAGCTCCAGGCGGCGACCCTGCGCCTGATCGCCAGCGAGAACTACGTCTCCAGCGCCGTGCTGGAAGCGGGCGGCACGGTGCTGCAGAACAAGTACAGCGAGGGCTACCCCGGCCGCCGCTACTACGAAGGCCAGCAGGTCATCGACCAGGTGGAGAACCTGGCCCGGGAGCGCGCCAAGGCGCTGTTCGGCACCGGGCACGCGAACGTCCAGCCGTACTCCGGCTCGCCCGCCAACCTCGCCTGCTACCTGGCGTTCGCCCAGCCCGGCGACACCGTGATGGGCATGTCGCTGCCGATGGGCGGCCACCTCACGCACGGCTGGGGCGTCTCCGCCACCGGCAAGTGGTTCCGGGGCGTGCAGTACGGCGTGCGGCAGGACACCGGCGTCGTCGACTTCGACGAGGTGCGCGACCTGGCCCGCAAGGAGCGCCCGAAGCTGATCTTCTGCGGTGGCACGGCGGTGCCCCGCACCATCGACTTCGCCGCCTTCGGGGAGATCGCCCGCGAGGTGGGCGCCGTCCTCGTCGCGGACATCGCGCACATCGCCGGGCTGGTGGCGGGCGGCGCGCACCCCTCCCCGGTGCCGCACGCCGACGTGATCTCCACGACCACTCACAAGACGCTGCGCGGTCCGCGCGGCGCGATGCTGCTCGCCCGTGAGCCGGAGAACCTGGGCAAGGCCGTCGACAAGGCCGTCTTCCCCGGTCTCCAGGGCGGCCCGCACAACCAGACCACAGCGGCCATCGCGGTGGCCCTGCACGAGGCCGCGCAGCCCGCCTTCCGCACGTACGCGCACGCCGTCGTCGCCAACGCCAGGGCGCTGGCGGCGGAACTGCTCGCGCGCGGCTTCGACCTCGTGACGGGCGGCACCGACAACCACCTGATCCTCATGGACCTCACGCCCAAGAACGTGCCGGGCAAGGTGGCGGCCAAGGCCCTGGACCGGGCCGGGATCGTCGTGAACTACAACACGGTCCCGTTCGACCCCCGCAAGCCGTTCGACCCGTCCGGTGTCCGCATCGGAACCCCGTCGCTGACCTCGCGCGGCCTGGGTACGGAGCACATGGCGACGGTGGCGGAGTGGATCGACCGGGGCGTGAACGCGGCCAGGACCGGCGACGAGGAGACCCTCGGCAAGATCCGCGCCGAGGTCGCCGAGCTGATGGCGGCCTTCCCTGCGCCGGGCCTGCCGACCGACTGA
- a CDS encoding 2'-5' RNA ligase family protein, which translates to MGTVTLGVSIAVPEPYGSFLQKRRAAFGDPAAHGIPTHVTLLPPTEVDVSALPAVEAHLAGVAAASRAFPMRLSGTGTFRPLSPVVFVAIAEGADQCTELQARVRAGAGPCERELQFPYHPHVTVAHGIDEASMDRAQRELADFEASWTISGFALYEQGPDGVWRLEREFPFGGSAAPGVPRQGHLSRPPAPTL; encoded by the coding sequence GTGGGGACCGTAACCCTCGGCGTTTCGATCGCGGTCCCGGAGCCGTACGGCAGCTTCCTCCAGAAGCGGCGCGCGGCCTTCGGGGACCCGGCCGCACACGGCATCCCCACCCACGTCACCCTGCTGCCGCCCACCGAGGTCGACGTCTCCGCGCTGCCCGCCGTCGAGGCGCATCTGGCGGGGGTCGCGGCGGCGAGCCGCGCCTTCCCGATGCGGCTGTCGGGCACCGGCACCTTCCGCCCGCTGTCCCCGGTCGTCTTCGTCGCGATCGCGGAGGGCGCCGACCAGTGCACGGAGCTCCAGGCGCGGGTCCGGGCGGGCGCCGGGCCCTGCGAGCGCGAGCTGCAGTTCCCGTACCACCCGCACGTGACCGTGGCGCACGGCATCGACGAGGCGTCGATGGACCGGGCGCAGCGGGAACTGGCGGACTTCGAGGCGTCCTGGACGATCAGCGGCTTCGCGCTGTACGAGCAGGGACCGGACGGGGTCTGGCGGCTGGAGCGGGAGTTCCCGTTCGGGGGGAGCGCGGCGCCGGGCGTGCCCCGGCAGGGACACCTCTCCCGCCCGCCCGCGCCGACGCTGTAG